In Methanolobus chelungpuianus, the following proteins share a genomic window:
- a CDS encoding GNAT family N-acetyltransferase encodes MQISTLDDSSIWDDFVDSSPYGTLFHKWDFLKTIEKHTGYILLPYGIYVKDTLAGVFPAFLKSNYRVSAVFSPPPRTGIPYMGFIMSSDYVELTQNGKEARLKEIVKGITEKLDKLSPVYLSIQLPSAFSDIREFKWNDYSVDPLFTYYIPTDASLDDILKGFSRSTKRLIRGINSKKFGIEMVQSTELAPFFDLLSRRYKEQGLKLPIISMEYLADLLHLYPDNIRLYYVYDEEGVIVGSNLAIMYKNKLISWLGTPKPDVNLPVNEFIFWEFIKMAKNTNSVFEIGGADTRRLCSFKSHFNPSLETSYRVFRRSSIGVVAEWAYLNLYKKSSSLT; translated from the coding sequence GACCATTGAAAAACATACAGGTTATATCTTGCTTCCTTACGGCATCTACGTAAAGGACACATTGGCAGGCGTATTCCCGGCTTTTCTGAAGTCCAATTACCGAGTAAGTGCGGTCTTCTCACCCCCTCCACGTACGGGGATACCATACATGGGATTTATAATGAGTTCAGACTATGTCGAACTTACACAGAACGGTAAAGAAGCCCGCTTAAAGGAGATTGTGAAAGGTATCACAGAAAAGCTTGATAAACTATCTCCTGTTTATCTGTCCATTCAGCTGCCTTCTGCTTTCAGTGATATAAGGGAGTTCAAATGGAACGATTATTCGGTGGACCCTCTGTTCACTTATTATATTCCTACTGATGCTTCCCTGGATGACATACTCAAGGGATTCAGCCGCTCAACAAAGCGTCTGATACGGGGAATCAATAGTAAAAAGTTCGGCATAGAAATGGTACAGAGCACTGAGCTTGCTCCTTTCTTTGATCTGCTGTCGAGAAGATATAAGGAGCAGGGTTTAAAGCTTCCGATCATAAGTATGGAATACCTTGCAGACCTGCTCCATCTGTACCCAGATAATATCAGGCTATACTACGTATATGATGAGGAAGGCGTTATCGTAGGGTCCAATTTAGCTATCATGTATAAAAACAAGCTGATCTCTTGGCTTGGAACTCCAAAGCCGGATGTGAACCTGCCTGTCAATGAGTTCATATTCTGGGAATTCATCAAGATGGCCAAGAACACAAATAGTGTTTTTGAGATAGGTGGAGCTGATACCCGAAGGCTATGTTCTTTTAAGTCCCATTTTAACCCCTCCCTTGAGACAAGTTACAGGGTATTCAGGCGTAGCAGCATTGGGGTTGTGGCAGAATGGGCCTACCTGAACCTCTATAAGAAGAGCAGTTCACTAACGTGA